A part of Zonotrichia leucophrys gambelii isolate GWCS_2022_RI chromosome 7, RI_Zleu_2.0, whole genome shotgun sequence genomic DNA contains:
- the OSBPL6 gene encoding oxysterol-binding protein-related protein 6 isoform X2: MSSEEKSISPAHKTSTPSHRSASSSSSSQRDRRQSVHILERKASSGSTDPSLSKQFLESDHLSLSKEPDSWEIIEGLKIGQTNVQKPDKHEGFMLKKRKWPLKGWHKRFFVLDNGMLKYSKSPIDIQKGKVHGSIDVGLSVMSIKKKARRIDLDTEEHIYHLKVKSQDSFDAWVSKLRHHRLYRQNEIVRSPRDASFHIFPSASTTESSPAANVSDGKVQQNNFPWQPPIPCSNSLPVTCTTGQSKVAAWLQDSEEMDRCAEDLAHCQSNLVELSKLLQNLEILQRTQSAPNFTDMQANCVDISKKDKRVTRRWRTKSVSKDAKIQLQVPFSATMSPVRLHSSNPNLCADIEFQAPPSHVADPLECSTEYMKLQEEFCLMAQKVHSLLKSAFNSIAIEKEKLKQIVSEQDLTGHNAQIAHLRQSLSQALNQNAELRSRLNRIHSESVICDQVVSVNIIPSPDETGEQIHVSLPLSQQVSNESRLSMSESVSEFFDAQEVLLSASSSENEASDDESYISDVSDNISEDNTSVADNISRQILNGELTGGAFRNGRRTCLPAPSPDTSNINLWNILRNNIGKDLSKVSMPVELNEPLNTLQHLCEELEYSELLDKAAETDDPYERMVLIAAFAASGYASTYFRAGSKPFNPVLGETYECIREDKGFRFFSEQVSHHPPISACHCESKNFVFWQDIRWKNKFWGKSMEILPVGTLNVTLPKYGDYYVWNKVTTCIHNILSGRRWIEHYGEITIRNTKSSVCICKLTFVKVNYWNSNVNEVQGVVIDQEGKVVHRLFGKWHEGLYCGVAPSAKCIWRPGSMPTNYERYYGFTRFAIELNELDPLLKDLLPATDARFRPDQRLLEEGNIEAAASEKQRIEELQRARRRYMEENGIEYVPKFFKKVIDANQREAWVTNETYWELRKDPGFSKVDIPVLW; the protein is encoded by the exons agtGTTCATATTTTGGAGCGAAAGGCTTCTTCAGGAAGCACAGACCCTTCTCTAAGCAAGCAGTTCCTTGAAAGTGATCATCTCTCCCTATCCAAG GAACCGGACAGCTGGGAAATCATAGAGGGTCTGAAAATAGGCCAGACCAATGTCCAGAAGCCAGACAAACATGAAGGTTTCATgctgaagaagagaaaatggCCATTAAAAGGTTGGCACAAG agattttttgtCCTGGATAATGGAATGTTGAAATATTCAAAGTCACCAATTGAT atacAGAAAGGAAAGGTCCATGGGAGCATTGATGTTGGTTTATCAGTCATGTCTATAAAAAAAAAGGCTCGTAGGATTGATCTTGACACAGAAGAACATATCTATCACCTAAAG GTGAAATCGCAGGATTCGTTTGATGCATGGGTTTCAAAGTTGCGGCACCACCGGCTGTACCGTCAGAACGAGATTGTGAGGTCTCCCAGGGATGCCAGCTTCCACATATTCCCCTCAGCATCTACTACAGAGTCTTCACCAGCTGCCAATGTGTCAGATGGAAAG GTGCAACAAAACAACTTCCCCTGGCAGCCTCCTATACCTTGCAGTAACAGCCTTCCTGTCACCTGCACTACTGGTCAGAGTAAAGTAGCAGCCTGGTTGCAGGACTCTGAAGAGATGGACAGATGTGCAGAAG ATCTTGCTCATTGTCAGTCTAACCTTGTGGAACTCAGTAAACTTCTccaaaatttagaaatattacAGAGGACTCAGTCAGCACCAAATTTCACAGACATGCAG GCTAACTGTGTAGATATTTCAAAGAAAGACAAGCGGGTCACGAGACGATGGAGAACAAAAAGTGTCAGCAAAGATGCAAAAATTCAACTTCAG GTCCCTTTCAGTGCTACGATGTCACCCGTTCGATTGCATTCATCCAACCCCAACCTCTGTGCAGACATTGAGTTTCAGGCTCCCCCGAGCCATGTGGCAGACCCTCTGGAGTGCTCTACTGAGTACATGAAGCTTCAAGAAGAATTCTGCTTGATGGCACAAAAAG TGCATTCTCTTTTGAAGTCTGCGTTTAACAGCATAGCTATAGAGAAGGAGAAGCTTAAACAGATTGTTTCAGAGCAGGATCTTACAGGCCACAATGCTCAAATAGCTCACCTCAGACAGTCCCTCTCTCAG gctCTCAACCAGAATGCTGAACTAAGGAGTCGCTTGAACAGAATACATTCAGAATCTGTTATTTGTGATCAGGTTGTCAGTGTAAATATTATCCCTAGTCCTGATGAG ACAGGTGAACAAATTCATGTCAGTTTGCCACTGTCTCAGCAAGTTTCTAATGAAAGCAGGCTCTCTATGTCTGAATCTGTTTCAGAGTTCTTTGATGCACAGGAGGTGCTTCTATCTGCCAGCTCGTCAGAAAACGAG gCTTCTGATGATGAATCGTATATCAGTGATGTGAGTGACAATATATCTGAGGACAACACCAGTGTTGCAGACAACATTTCTCGGCAAA tTCTTAATGGTGAGCTGACAGGAGGCGCATTCAGAAATGGACGGAGGACTtgtctcccagctcccagccctgacaCCAGTAACATCAATCTGTGGAATATTTTGAGAAATAACATTGGCAAAGATCTTTCCAAAGTATCCATGCCAGTTGAGCTAAATGAACCTCTGAATACCTTGCAACATCTTTGTGAAGAGCTGGAATACAGTGAACTCTTGGACAAGGCTGCTGAAACAGATGATCCTTATGAGCGCATG GTTCTCATAGCTGCCTTTGCAGCATCAGGCTATGCCTCTACGTACTTTAGAGCAGGAAGCAAGCCATTTAACCCAGTGCTTGGTGAAACTTATGAATGTATTAGAGAAGACAAAGGATTTCGATTTTTCTCAGAGCAG GTTAGCCACCATCCTCCCATTTCGGCCTGTCACTGTGAATCGAAAAACTTTGTGTTTTGGCAAG ATATCAGGTGGAAAAACAAATTCTGGGGGAAATCAATGGAAATTCTGCCTGTTGGAACCTTGAATGTGACTCTTCCAAA GTATGGAGATTACTATGTCTGGAACAAAGTCACAACTTGCATACATAATATTCTTAGTGGAAGGAGATGGATAGAGCACTACGGAGAGATAACTAtcagaaacacaaaaagcaGTGTTTGTATTTGTAAACTCACTTTTGTCAAG GTGAACTACTGGAATTCCAATGTAAATGAGGTCCAGGGCGTTGTGATAGATCAAGAAGGGAAGGTGGTTCACCGCCTTTTTGGAAAGTGGCACGAAGGCCTCTACTGTGGTGTTGCACCTTCAGCCAAGTGCATATGGAGGCCAG GCTCCATGCCAACCAATTATGAGCGTTATTATGGCTTCACAAGGTTTGCCATTGAGCTCAATGAATTAGATCCTTTACTGAAAGATCTTCTCCCTGCAACAGATGCACGATTCAGGCCAGATCAAAG GCTTCTGGAGGAAGGAAATAtagaagcagcagcatctgaGAAACAAAGAATAGAGGAACTCCAGAGAGCTCGGAGGCGGTACATGGAAGAAAACGGCATTGAATATGTACCCAAGTTTTTTAA AAAAGTAATTGACGCTAATCAAAGAGAAGCCTGGGTTACCAATGAAACCTACTGGGAACTGCGAAAGGATCCTGGCTTTAGTAAAGTAGACATTCCTGTACTCTGGTGA
- the OSBPL6 gene encoding oxysterol-binding protein-related protein 6 isoform X3, translating to MSSEEKSISPAHKTSTPSHRSASSSSSSQRDRRQSVHILERKASSGSTDPSLSKQFLESDHLSLSKEPDSWEIIEGLKIGQTNVQKPDKHEGFMLKKRKWPLKGWHKRFFVLDNGMLKYSKSPIDIQKGKVHGSIDVGLSVMSIKKKARRIDLDTEEHIYHLKVKSQDSFDAWVSKLRHHRLYRQNEIVRSPRDASFHIFPSASTTESSPAANVSDGKVQQNNFPWQPPIPCSNSLPVTCTTGQSKVAAWLQDSEEMDRCAEDLAHCQSNLVELSKLLQNLEILQRTQSAPNFTDMQEGPAPKGQFSTTRRRQRLAAAVATTVPFSATMSPVRLHSSNPNLCADIEFQAPPSHVADPLECSTEYMKLQEEFCLMAQKVHSLLKSAFNSIAIEKEKLKQIVSEQDLTGHNAQIAHLRQSLSQALNQNAELRSRLNRIHSESVICDQVVSVNIIPSPDETGEQIHVSLPLSQQVSNESRLSMSESVSEFFDAQEVLLSASSSENEASDDESYISDVSDNISEDNTSVADNISRQILNGELTGGAFRNGRRTCLPAPSPDTSNINLWNILRNNIGKDLSKVSMPVELNEPLNTLQHLCEELEYSELLDKAAETDDPYERMVLIAAFAASGYASTYFRAGSKPFNPVLGETYECIREDKGFRFFSEQVSHHPPISACHCESKNFVFWQDIRWKNKFWGKSMEILPVGTLNVTLPKYGDYYVWNKVTTCIHNILSGRRWIEHYGEITIRNTKSSVCICKLTFVKVNYWNSNVNEVQGVVIDQEGKVVHRLFGKWHEGLYCGVAPSAKCIWRPGSMPTNYERYYGFTRFAIELNELDPLLKDLLPATDARFRPDQRLLEEGNIEAAASEKQRIEELQRARRRYMEENGIEYVPKFFKKVIDANQREAWVTNETYWELRKDPGFSKVDIPVLW from the exons agtGTTCATATTTTGGAGCGAAAGGCTTCTTCAGGAAGCACAGACCCTTCTCTAAGCAAGCAGTTCCTTGAAAGTGATCATCTCTCCCTATCCAAG GAACCGGACAGCTGGGAAATCATAGAGGGTCTGAAAATAGGCCAGACCAATGTCCAGAAGCCAGACAAACATGAAGGTTTCATgctgaagaagagaaaatggCCATTAAAAGGTTGGCACAAG agattttttgtCCTGGATAATGGAATGTTGAAATATTCAAAGTCACCAATTGAT atacAGAAAGGAAAGGTCCATGGGAGCATTGATGTTGGTTTATCAGTCATGTCTATAAAAAAAAAGGCTCGTAGGATTGATCTTGACACAGAAGAACATATCTATCACCTAAAG GTGAAATCGCAGGATTCGTTTGATGCATGGGTTTCAAAGTTGCGGCACCACCGGCTGTACCGTCAGAACGAGATTGTGAGGTCTCCCAGGGATGCCAGCTTCCACATATTCCCCTCAGCATCTACTACAGAGTCTTCACCAGCTGCCAATGTGTCAGATGGAAAG GTGCAACAAAACAACTTCCCCTGGCAGCCTCCTATACCTTGCAGTAACAGCCTTCCTGTCACCTGCACTACTGGTCAGAGTAAAGTAGCAGCCTGGTTGCAGGACTCTGAAGAGATGGACAGATGTGCAGAAG ATCTTGCTCATTGTCAGTCTAACCTTGTGGAACTCAGTAAACTTCTccaaaatttagaaatattacAGAGGACTCAGTCAGCACCAAATTTCACAGACATGCAG GAAGGGCCGGCACCGAAGGGCCAGTTCAGCACAACACGACGCCGGCAGAGACTGGCAGCTGCCGTGGCTACAACA GTCCCTTTCAGTGCTACGATGTCACCCGTTCGATTGCATTCATCCAACCCCAACCTCTGTGCAGACATTGAGTTTCAGGCTCCCCCGAGCCATGTGGCAGACCCTCTGGAGTGCTCTACTGAGTACATGAAGCTTCAAGAAGAATTCTGCTTGATGGCACAAAAAG TGCATTCTCTTTTGAAGTCTGCGTTTAACAGCATAGCTATAGAGAAGGAGAAGCTTAAACAGATTGTTTCAGAGCAGGATCTTACAGGCCACAATGCTCAAATAGCTCACCTCAGACAGTCCCTCTCTCAG gctCTCAACCAGAATGCTGAACTAAGGAGTCGCTTGAACAGAATACATTCAGAATCTGTTATTTGTGATCAGGTTGTCAGTGTAAATATTATCCCTAGTCCTGATGAG ACAGGTGAACAAATTCATGTCAGTTTGCCACTGTCTCAGCAAGTTTCTAATGAAAGCAGGCTCTCTATGTCTGAATCTGTTTCAGAGTTCTTTGATGCACAGGAGGTGCTTCTATCTGCCAGCTCGTCAGAAAACGAG gCTTCTGATGATGAATCGTATATCAGTGATGTGAGTGACAATATATCTGAGGACAACACCAGTGTTGCAGACAACATTTCTCGGCAAA tTCTTAATGGTGAGCTGACAGGAGGCGCATTCAGAAATGGACGGAGGACTtgtctcccagctcccagccctgacaCCAGTAACATCAATCTGTGGAATATTTTGAGAAATAACATTGGCAAAGATCTTTCCAAAGTATCCATGCCAGTTGAGCTAAATGAACCTCTGAATACCTTGCAACATCTTTGTGAAGAGCTGGAATACAGTGAACTCTTGGACAAGGCTGCTGAAACAGATGATCCTTATGAGCGCATG GTTCTCATAGCTGCCTTTGCAGCATCAGGCTATGCCTCTACGTACTTTAGAGCAGGAAGCAAGCCATTTAACCCAGTGCTTGGTGAAACTTATGAATGTATTAGAGAAGACAAAGGATTTCGATTTTTCTCAGAGCAG GTTAGCCACCATCCTCCCATTTCGGCCTGTCACTGTGAATCGAAAAACTTTGTGTTTTGGCAAG ATATCAGGTGGAAAAACAAATTCTGGGGGAAATCAATGGAAATTCTGCCTGTTGGAACCTTGAATGTGACTCTTCCAAA GTATGGAGATTACTATGTCTGGAACAAAGTCACAACTTGCATACATAATATTCTTAGTGGAAGGAGATGGATAGAGCACTACGGAGAGATAACTAtcagaaacacaaaaagcaGTGTTTGTATTTGTAAACTCACTTTTGTCAAG GTGAACTACTGGAATTCCAATGTAAATGAGGTCCAGGGCGTTGTGATAGATCAAGAAGGGAAGGTGGTTCACCGCCTTTTTGGAAAGTGGCACGAAGGCCTCTACTGTGGTGTTGCACCTTCAGCCAAGTGCATATGGAGGCCAG GCTCCATGCCAACCAATTATGAGCGTTATTATGGCTTCACAAGGTTTGCCATTGAGCTCAATGAATTAGATCCTTTACTGAAAGATCTTCTCCCTGCAACAGATGCACGATTCAGGCCAGATCAAAG GCTTCTGGAGGAAGGAAATAtagaagcagcagcatctgaGAAACAAAGAATAGAGGAACTCCAGAGAGCTCGGAGGCGGTACATGGAAGAAAACGGCATTGAATATGTACCCAAGTTTTTTAA AAAAGTAATTGACGCTAATCAAAGAGAAGCCTGGGTTACCAATGAAACCTACTGGGAACTGCGAAAGGATCCTGGCTTTAGTAAAGTAGACATTCCTGTACTCTGGTGA
- the OSBPL6 gene encoding oxysterol-binding protein-related protein 6 isoform X4: MSSEEKSISPAHKTSTPSHRSASSSSSSQRDRRQSVHILERKASSGSTDPSLSKQFLESDHLSLSKEPDSWEIIEGLKIGQTNVQKPDKHEGFMLKKRKWPLKGWHKRFFVLDNGMLKYSKSPIDIQKGKVHGSIDVGLSVMSIKKKARRIDLDTEEHIYHLKVKSQDSFDAWVSKLRHHRLYRQNEIVRSPRDASFHIFPSASTTESSPAANVSDGKVQQNNFPWQPPIPCSNSLPVTCTTGQSKVAAWLQDSEEMDRCAEDLAHCQSNLVELSKLLQNLEILQRTQSAPNFTDMQANCVDISKKDKRVTRRWRTKSVSKDAKIQLQEGPAPKGQFSTTRRRQRLAAAVATTVPFSATMSPVRLHSSNPNLCADIEFQAPPSHVADPLECSTEYMKLQEEFCLMAQKVHSLLKSAFNSIAIEKEKLKQIVSEQDLTGHNAQIAHLRQSLSQTGEQIHVSLPLSQQVSNESRLSMSESVSEFFDAQEVLLSASSSENEASDDESYISDVSDNISEDNTSVADNISRQILNGELTGGAFRNGRRTCLPAPSPDTSNINLWNILRNNIGKDLSKVSMPVELNEPLNTLQHLCEELEYSELLDKAAETDDPYERMVLIAAFAASGYASTYFRAGSKPFNPVLGETYECIREDKGFRFFSEQVSHHPPISACHCESKNFVFWQDIRWKNKFWGKSMEILPVGTLNVTLPKYGDYYVWNKVTTCIHNILSGRRWIEHYGEITIRNTKSSVCICKLTFVKVNYWNSNVNEVQGVVIDQEGKVVHRLFGKWHEGLYCGVAPSAKCIWRPGSMPTNYERYYGFTRFAIELNELDPLLKDLLPATDARFRPDQRLLEEGNIEAAASEKQRIEELQRARRRYMEENGIEYVPKFFKKVIDANQREAWVTNETYWELRKDPGFSKVDIPVLW; the protein is encoded by the exons agtGTTCATATTTTGGAGCGAAAGGCTTCTTCAGGAAGCACAGACCCTTCTCTAAGCAAGCAGTTCCTTGAAAGTGATCATCTCTCCCTATCCAAG GAACCGGACAGCTGGGAAATCATAGAGGGTCTGAAAATAGGCCAGACCAATGTCCAGAAGCCAGACAAACATGAAGGTTTCATgctgaagaagagaaaatggCCATTAAAAGGTTGGCACAAG agattttttgtCCTGGATAATGGAATGTTGAAATATTCAAAGTCACCAATTGAT atacAGAAAGGAAAGGTCCATGGGAGCATTGATGTTGGTTTATCAGTCATGTCTATAAAAAAAAAGGCTCGTAGGATTGATCTTGACACAGAAGAACATATCTATCACCTAAAG GTGAAATCGCAGGATTCGTTTGATGCATGGGTTTCAAAGTTGCGGCACCACCGGCTGTACCGTCAGAACGAGATTGTGAGGTCTCCCAGGGATGCCAGCTTCCACATATTCCCCTCAGCATCTACTACAGAGTCTTCACCAGCTGCCAATGTGTCAGATGGAAAG GTGCAACAAAACAACTTCCCCTGGCAGCCTCCTATACCTTGCAGTAACAGCCTTCCTGTCACCTGCACTACTGGTCAGAGTAAAGTAGCAGCCTGGTTGCAGGACTCTGAAGAGATGGACAGATGTGCAGAAG ATCTTGCTCATTGTCAGTCTAACCTTGTGGAACTCAGTAAACTTCTccaaaatttagaaatattacAGAGGACTCAGTCAGCACCAAATTTCACAGACATGCAG GCTAACTGTGTAGATATTTCAAAGAAAGACAAGCGGGTCACGAGACGATGGAGAACAAAAAGTGTCAGCAAAGATGCAAAAATTCAACTTCAG GAAGGGCCGGCACCGAAGGGCCAGTTCAGCACAACACGACGCCGGCAGAGACTGGCAGCTGCCGTGGCTACAACA GTCCCTTTCAGTGCTACGATGTCACCCGTTCGATTGCATTCATCCAACCCCAACCTCTGTGCAGACATTGAGTTTCAGGCTCCCCCGAGCCATGTGGCAGACCCTCTGGAGTGCTCTACTGAGTACATGAAGCTTCAAGAAGAATTCTGCTTGATGGCACAAAAAG TGCATTCTCTTTTGAAGTCTGCGTTTAACAGCATAGCTATAGAGAAGGAGAAGCTTAAACAGATTGTTTCAGAGCAGGATCTTACAGGCCACAATGCTCAAATAGCTCACCTCAGACAGTCCCTCTCTCAG ACAGGTGAACAAATTCATGTCAGTTTGCCACTGTCTCAGCAAGTTTCTAATGAAAGCAGGCTCTCTATGTCTGAATCTGTTTCAGAGTTCTTTGATGCACAGGAGGTGCTTCTATCTGCCAGCTCGTCAGAAAACGAG gCTTCTGATGATGAATCGTATATCAGTGATGTGAGTGACAATATATCTGAGGACAACACCAGTGTTGCAGACAACATTTCTCGGCAAA tTCTTAATGGTGAGCTGACAGGAGGCGCATTCAGAAATGGACGGAGGACTtgtctcccagctcccagccctgacaCCAGTAACATCAATCTGTGGAATATTTTGAGAAATAACATTGGCAAAGATCTTTCCAAAGTATCCATGCCAGTTGAGCTAAATGAACCTCTGAATACCTTGCAACATCTTTGTGAAGAGCTGGAATACAGTGAACTCTTGGACAAGGCTGCTGAAACAGATGATCCTTATGAGCGCATG GTTCTCATAGCTGCCTTTGCAGCATCAGGCTATGCCTCTACGTACTTTAGAGCAGGAAGCAAGCCATTTAACCCAGTGCTTGGTGAAACTTATGAATGTATTAGAGAAGACAAAGGATTTCGATTTTTCTCAGAGCAG GTTAGCCACCATCCTCCCATTTCGGCCTGTCACTGTGAATCGAAAAACTTTGTGTTTTGGCAAG ATATCAGGTGGAAAAACAAATTCTGGGGGAAATCAATGGAAATTCTGCCTGTTGGAACCTTGAATGTGACTCTTCCAAA GTATGGAGATTACTATGTCTGGAACAAAGTCACAACTTGCATACATAATATTCTTAGTGGAAGGAGATGGATAGAGCACTACGGAGAGATAACTAtcagaaacacaaaaagcaGTGTTTGTATTTGTAAACTCACTTTTGTCAAG GTGAACTACTGGAATTCCAATGTAAATGAGGTCCAGGGCGTTGTGATAGATCAAGAAGGGAAGGTGGTTCACCGCCTTTTTGGAAAGTGGCACGAAGGCCTCTACTGTGGTGTTGCACCTTCAGCCAAGTGCATATGGAGGCCAG GCTCCATGCCAACCAATTATGAGCGTTATTATGGCTTCACAAGGTTTGCCATTGAGCTCAATGAATTAGATCCTTTACTGAAAGATCTTCTCCCTGCAACAGATGCACGATTCAGGCCAGATCAAAG GCTTCTGGAGGAAGGAAATAtagaagcagcagcatctgaGAAACAAAGAATAGAGGAACTCCAGAGAGCTCGGAGGCGGTACATGGAAGAAAACGGCATTGAATATGTACCCAAGTTTTTTAA AAAAGTAATTGACGCTAATCAAAGAGAAGCCTGGGTTACCAATGAAACCTACTGGGAACTGCGAAAGGATCCTGGCTTTAGTAAAGTAGACATTCCTGTACTCTGGTGA
- the OSBPL6 gene encoding oxysterol-binding protein-related protein 6 isoform X5, with protein sequence MSSEEKSISPAHKTSTPSHRSASSSSSSQRDRRQSVHILERKASSGSTDPSLSKQFLESDHLSLSKEPDSWEIIEGLKIGQTNVQKPDKHEGFMLKKRKWPLKGWHKRFFVLDNGMLKYSKSPIDIQKGKVHGSIDVGLSVMSIKKKARRIDLDTEEHIYHLKVKSQDSFDAWVSKLRHHRLYRQNEIVRSPRDASFHIFPSASTTESSPAANVSDGKVQQNNFPWQPPIPCSNSLPVTCTTGQSKVAAWLQDSEEMDRCAEDLAHCQSNLVELSKLLQNLEILQRTQSAPNFTDMQVPFSATMSPVRLHSSNPNLCADIEFQAPPSHVADPLECSTEYMKLQEEFCLMAQKVHSLLKSAFNSIAIEKEKLKQIVSEQDLTGHNAQIAHLRQSLSQALNQNAELRSRLNRIHSESVICDQVVSVNIIPSPDETGEQIHVSLPLSQQVSNESRLSMSESVSEFFDAQEVLLSASSSENEASDDESYISDVSDNISEDNTSVADNISRQILNGELTGGAFRNGRRTCLPAPSPDTSNINLWNILRNNIGKDLSKVSMPVELNEPLNTLQHLCEELEYSELLDKAAETDDPYERMVLIAAFAASGYASTYFRAGSKPFNPVLGETYECIREDKGFRFFSEQVSHHPPISACHCESKNFVFWQDIRWKNKFWGKSMEILPVGTLNVTLPKYGDYYVWNKVTTCIHNILSGRRWIEHYGEITIRNTKSSVCICKLTFVKVNYWNSNVNEVQGVVIDQEGKVVHRLFGKWHEGLYCGVAPSAKCIWRPGSMPTNYERYYGFTRFAIELNELDPLLKDLLPATDARFRPDQRLLEEGNIEAAASEKQRIEELQRARRRYMEENGIEYVPKFFKKVIDANQREAWVTNETYWELRKDPGFSKVDIPVLW encoded by the exons agtGTTCATATTTTGGAGCGAAAGGCTTCTTCAGGAAGCACAGACCCTTCTCTAAGCAAGCAGTTCCTTGAAAGTGATCATCTCTCCCTATCCAAG GAACCGGACAGCTGGGAAATCATAGAGGGTCTGAAAATAGGCCAGACCAATGTCCAGAAGCCAGACAAACATGAAGGTTTCATgctgaagaagagaaaatggCCATTAAAAGGTTGGCACAAG agattttttgtCCTGGATAATGGAATGTTGAAATATTCAAAGTCACCAATTGAT atacAGAAAGGAAAGGTCCATGGGAGCATTGATGTTGGTTTATCAGTCATGTCTATAAAAAAAAAGGCTCGTAGGATTGATCTTGACACAGAAGAACATATCTATCACCTAAAG GTGAAATCGCAGGATTCGTTTGATGCATGGGTTTCAAAGTTGCGGCACCACCGGCTGTACCGTCAGAACGAGATTGTGAGGTCTCCCAGGGATGCCAGCTTCCACATATTCCCCTCAGCATCTACTACAGAGTCTTCACCAGCTGCCAATGTGTCAGATGGAAAG GTGCAACAAAACAACTTCCCCTGGCAGCCTCCTATACCTTGCAGTAACAGCCTTCCTGTCACCTGCACTACTGGTCAGAGTAAAGTAGCAGCCTGGTTGCAGGACTCTGAAGAGATGGACAGATGTGCAGAAG ATCTTGCTCATTGTCAGTCTAACCTTGTGGAACTCAGTAAACTTCTccaaaatttagaaatattacAGAGGACTCAGTCAGCACCAAATTTCACAGACATGCAG GTCCCTTTCAGTGCTACGATGTCACCCGTTCGATTGCATTCATCCAACCCCAACCTCTGTGCAGACATTGAGTTTCAGGCTCCCCCGAGCCATGTGGCAGACCCTCTGGAGTGCTCTACTGAGTACATGAAGCTTCAAGAAGAATTCTGCTTGATGGCACAAAAAG TGCATTCTCTTTTGAAGTCTGCGTTTAACAGCATAGCTATAGAGAAGGAGAAGCTTAAACAGATTGTTTCAGAGCAGGATCTTACAGGCCACAATGCTCAAATAGCTCACCTCAGACAGTCCCTCTCTCAG gctCTCAACCAGAATGCTGAACTAAGGAGTCGCTTGAACAGAATACATTCAGAATCTGTTATTTGTGATCAGGTTGTCAGTGTAAATATTATCCCTAGTCCTGATGAG ACAGGTGAACAAATTCATGTCAGTTTGCCACTGTCTCAGCAAGTTTCTAATGAAAGCAGGCTCTCTATGTCTGAATCTGTTTCAGAGTTCTTTGATGCACAGGAGGTGCTTCTATCTGCCAGCTCGTCAGAAAACGAG gCTTCTGATGATGAATCGTATATCAGTGATGTGAGTGACAATATATCTGAGGACAACACCAGTGTTGCAGACAACATTTCTCGGCAAA tTCTTAATGGTGAGCTGACAGGAGGCGCATTCAGAAATGGACGGAGGACTtgtctcccagctcccagccctgacaCCAGTAACATCAATCTGTGGAATATTTTGAGAAATAACATTGGCAAAGATCTTTCCAAAGTATCCATGCCAGTTGAGCTAAATGAACCTCTGAATACCTTGCAACATCTTTGTGAAGAGCTGGAATACAGTGAACTCTTGGACAAGGCTGCTGAAACAGATGATCCTTATGAGCGCATG GTTCTCATAGCTGCCTTTGCAGCATCAGGCTATGCCTCTACGTACTTTAGAGCAGGAAGCAAGCCATTTAACCCAGTGCTTGGTGAAACTTATGAATGTATTAGAGAAGACAAAGGATTTCGATTTTTCTCAGAGCAG GTTAGCCACCATCCTCCCATTTCGGCCTGTCACTGTGAATCGAAAAACTTTGTGTTTTGGCAAG ATATCAGGTGGAAAAACAAATTCTGGGGGAAATCAATGGAAATTCTGCCTGTTGGAACCTTGAATGTGACTCTTCCAAA GTATGGAGATTACTATGTCTGGAACAAAGTCACAACTTGCATACATAATATTCTTAGTGGAAGGAGATGGATAGAGCACTACGGAGAGATAACTAtcagaaacacaaaaagcaGTGTTTGTATTTGTAAACTCACTTTTGTCAAG GTGAACTACTGGAATTCCAATGTAAATGAGGTCCAGGGCGTTGTGATAGATCAAGAAGGGAAGGTGGTTCACCGCCTTTTTGGAAAGTGGCACGAAGGCCTCTACTGTGGTGTTGCACCTTCAGCCAAGTGCATATGGAGGCCAG GCTCCATGCCAACCAATTATGAGCGTTATTATGGCTTCACAAGGTTTGCCATTGAGCTCAATGAATTAGATCCTTTACTGAAAGATCTTCTCCCTGCAACAGATGCACGATTCAGGCCAGATCAAAG GCTTCTGGAGGAAGGAAATAtagaagcagcagcatctgaGAAACAAAGAATAGAGGAACTCCAGAGAGCTCGGAGGCGGTACATGGAAGAAAACGGCATTGAATATGTACCCAAGTTTTTTAA AAAAGTAATTGACGCTAATCAAAGAGAAGCCTGGGTTACCAATGAAACCTACTGGGAACTGCGAAAGGATCCTGGCTTTAGTAAAGTAGACATTCCTGTACTCTGGTGA